From Populus trichocarpa isolate Nisqually-1 chromosome 19, P.trichocarpa_v4.1, whole genome shotgun sequence, a single genomic window includes:
- the LOC18108436 gene encoding uncharacterized protein LOC18108436, with protein sequence MEGDAVTDFQDWELLANSDSDSVLADSPNSVANSSRSFHEIEADTEGMFRSDYFSLENDSRHVKAALDASEEGSVESDNPSWIDPGSETRFQRRNSGESWPDSGSDRSDDRKSSDFDVKNELGFVENERTGVGFQGIGEIEAKEGKLESLEREASNFQGKSEVGLVETLKDQVGLEGFGEQGKDKELIKFWSDSDGDNLVFGGLGKDQAGSEILGESEGGNVSKEVSLGVVAVRDTKPGDEGEKRKVVVWWKVPFEVLRYCVFRLNPVWSVSMAAAVMGFVILGRRLYKMRRKTKSLQLKVTVDDKKVSQFMTRATRLNEAFSVVRRVPIVRPLLPAAGVNPWPVMSLR encoded by the exons ATGGAAGGAGATGCTGTTACTGACTTTCAAGACTGGGAACTACTAGCCAACTCGGACTCGGACTCGGTCCTGGCTGACTCACCCAACTCGGTGGCCAATTCTTCGAGGAGTTTTCATGAGATTGAGGCTGATACAGAAGGTATGTTCAGGTCAGATTActtttctcttgaaaatgaTAGTAGACATGTTAAAGCTGCTCTTGATGCTAGTGAAGAAGGTTCCGTTGAGTCGGATAATCCGAGTTGGATCGATCCTGGCTCAGAAACTCGGTTCCAGAGGAGGAATTCTGGTGAGTCATGGCCTGATTCGGGTAGTGATCGATCTGATGATCGCAAATCAAGTGACTTTGATGTGAAAAATGAATTGGGTTTTGTGGAAAATGAAAGGACTGGCGTGGGATTTCAAGGGATTGGAGAAATTGAGGCTAAAGAAGGGAAGCTTGAGTCACTCGAGCGTGAAGCTAGCAACTTTCAAGGGAAAAGCGAAGTGGGTCTTGTAGAGACCTTGAAAGATCAAGTGGGTTTGGAAGGATTCGGGGAACAAGGTAAGGATAAGGAATTGATTAAGTTCTGGTCTGATTCTGATGGTGATAATTTGGTTTTTGGTGGTCTTGGGAAGGATCAAGCTGGGTCTGAGATTCTGGGTGAATCTGAAGGTGGAAATGTGTCCAAAGAGGTAAGTTTGGGTGTTGTTGCGGTCAGAGATACAAAGCCTGGTGATGAGGGGGAGAAGAGGAAGGTGGTGGTGTGGTGGAAGGTTCCTTTTGAGGTGTTGAGGTATTGTGTTTTCAGGTTGAATCCTGTTTGGTCTGTCTCTATGGCTGCCGCTGTGATGGGATTTGTTATCTTGGGACGGAGATTGTATAAGATGAGGCGCAAGACAAAGAGCTTGCAGCTTAAGGTTACAGTGGATGACAAG AAGGTATCACAGTTCATGACTCGTGCTACACGTCTGAACGAAGCATTTTCTGTTGTGAGAAGGGTCCCCATTGTTCGGCCCCTATTGCCAGCAGCTGGGGTGAATCCATGGCCTGTTATGAGTTTGAGATAG
- the LOC7455249 gene encoding histidine--tRNA ligase, cytoplasmic: MAAYRDELKMIIIGGKGSALTSTSVYTIATGHALVRIDSSALDRLTNQNRNPQKPLQSISLIPNKASNLIETRAYLTVLLNKLLHYTNSSNVRTFLPNLIAETLNSNKFGSEAQGLDVEVTEEERLVIEVSNAELYGVCAILDHEGMGLGVVDDAVAALSCEAVKADARSFDGVDSGDGFVDKEAATVASDMKVLLVGYDSNKRGESEAVSEIPKVNGRLREVVKALHTMVRVELNSGVKGSSGGSGKAVGTTVSGLAVALLFLGKSSLCRVKMNLDVTGNEVLRSGLVSLYEKKCPSRDDLMNGYKAVTDLLVEEDYVMFGYGVYGLLGIVWKIVAWEEITAFFALEGVELMSGIGGQVNGGEAKVDKKSEKKKKKKTVLGKGTSVIVQLIKDRLQIVGGGSGDSLDILEKWVENLLSFFSPKQPEFDEFVQKVKEIVERNESRRLPKLPKGTRDFANEQMVIRERAFSIIADVFKRHGATSLDTPAFELRETLMGKYGEDSKLIYDLADQGGELCSLRYDLTVPFARYVAMNGITSFKRYQIAKVYRRDNPSKGRYREFYQCDFDIAGQYEEMGPDFEIVKVLTELLDELDIGDYEVKLNHRKLLDGMLEICGVPPEKFGTICSSIDKLDKQSFEQVKKEMVEEKGLAVETADRIGTFVKEKDSPKELLSKLKQEGSEFLQNASSSRALDELEILFDALERSKCIDKVVFDLSLARGLDYYTGVIFEAVFKGTTQVGSIAAGGRYDNLIGMFGSKPVPAVGVSLGIERVFAIMEQLQKDRNETTRPTETQVLLGIMGNKSKIPLAAELTSKLWSAKLKAEFVVSTRFDKIISRANDSKIPWMVLVRDRELETGKVKIRNLETKIEEEVPLSAFVDEVKNRLNL, translated from the exons ATGGCAGCATATAGAGATGAGCTAAAAATGATCATCATTGGAGGCAAAGGCTCTGCTTTAACCTCCACTTCCGTCTACACCATCGCCACAGGCCACGCTCTGGTACGCATTGACTCATCAGCACTCGATAGACTCACTAATCAAAACAGAAACCCTCAGAAACCACTCCAGTCGATCTCTCTAATCCCCAACAAAGCCTCGAACCTAATTGAAACTCGCGCTTACCTTACTGTCCTCCTCAATAAGCTCCTTCACTACACGAATTCCTCTAATGTACGTACGTTTCTCCCTAATTTGATCGCAGAAACCCTAAATTCGAATAAATTTGGAAGTGAAGCCCAAGGGTTGGATGTTGAGGTGACTGAGGAGGAGAGACTTGTCATTGAGGTATCCAATGCGGAATTGTATGGGGTTTGTGCGATTTTGGATCATGAAGGGATGGGGTTGGGTGTTGTTGATGATGCCGTTGCTGCGTTGTCGTGTGAGGCGGTGAAAGCAGATGCCAGGTCGTTTGACGGTGTGGATAGTGGTGATGGGTTTGTTGATAAGGAGGCAGCTACGGTTGCGAGTGATATGAAGGTTTTGCTTGTTGGGTATGATTCGAATAAGAGAGGAGAGAGTGAGGCGGTTTCGGAAATTCCGAAAGTTAATGGGAGGTTGAGGGAGGTGGTGAAGGCGTTGCATACAATGGTTCGAGTTGAGTTGAATTCAGGGGTGAAAGGATCGAGCGGCGGGTCTGGAAAGGCAGTGGGGACCACGGTGTCAGGGTTGGCAGTGGCGTTGCTGTTTTTGGGGAAGAGTAGTTTGTGTCGGGTTAAAATGAATTTGGATGTGACGGGGAATGAGGTTTTGAGAAGCGGGTTGGTGAGTTTGTATGAGAAGAAATGTCCTAGCAGGGATGATTTGATGAACGGATACAAGGCAGTTACCGATTTGCTTGTCGAGGAGGATTATGTAATGTTTGGGTATGGAGTGTATGGTTTGTTGGGGATTGTATGGAAGATTGTTGCGTGGGAGGAGATAACTGCGTTTTTTGCTCTTGAGGGTGTTGAGTTGATGAGTGGAATTGGTGGTCAAGTGAATGGAGGGGAGGCAAAAGTCGACAAGAAAagtgagaagaagaagaaaaagaagacagtTTTAGGGAAAGGGACTAGTGTGATTGTGCAGTTAATTAAAGATAGGTTGCAGATTGTTGGAGGGGGTTCTGGTGATAGTTTGGACATATTAGAGAAATGGGTTGAGAatcttttgtccttttttagCCCAAAGCAACCAGAGTTTGATGAATTCGTGCAGAAAGTGAAGGAGATTGTTGAAAGAAATGAAAGTAGAAGACTTCCTAAGCTTCCAAAG GGCACTCGTGATTTTGCAAATGAACAAATGGTGATAAGAGAAAGAGCATTTTCAATCATAGCAGATGTTTTCAAGAGGCATGGTGCCACTTCCCTTGACACTCCTGCTTTTGAATTGAGAGAGACTCTCATGGGAAAATACGGGGaggattcaaaattaatttatgatctcGCTGACCAG GGTGGAGAGCTTTGTTCTCTGCGGTATGACTTGACTGTTCCATTTGCTAGATATGTGGCTATGAATGGTATCACTTCGTTTAAAAGGTATCAAATAGCTAAGGTATACAGAAGAGATAACCCATCTAAAGGAAGATACCGAGAATTTTATCAGTGTGACTTTGATATTGCTGGTCAATATGAAGAAATGGGACCAGACTTTGAGATAGTGAAGGTTTTGACAGAATTGCTTGATGAGCTAGACATTGGAGATTATGAG GTTAAATTAAACCATCGGAAGTTGCTGGATGGTATGTTGGAAATATGTGGAGTGCCTCCTGAAAAATTCGGAACCATTTGTTCAAGTATTGACAAACTGGACAAGCAATCATTTGAGCAGGTTAAGAAAGAAATG GTGGAAGAGAAGGGGTTAGCTGTTGAGACAGCAGACAGAATTGGTACTTTTGTGAAGGAAAAGGATTCTCCTAAGGAATTATTATCAAAGCTTAAACAGGAAGGCAGTGAGTTTTTACAAAACGCTTCTTCTAGTCGTGCACTGGATGAGttggaaattttgtttgatgctCTTGAAAGATCAAAGTGCATTGACAAAGTGGTTTTTGATTTAAGCCTTGCCAGAGGGCTTGATTATTATACCGGAGTCATTTTTGAAGCTGTTTTTAAAGGGACTACACAG GTCGGTTCAATTGCTGCTGGGGGGCGATATGACAACCTTATAGGAATGTTTGGTTCAAAACCAGTTCCAGCTGTTGGGGTCAGTCTTGGTATCGAGCGAGTATTTGCTATAATGGAGCAGCTGCAGAAGGACCGGAATGAG ACAACCCGGCCTACTGAAACCCAGGTTCTGCTGGGCATTATgggaaacaaaagtaaaatacCTCTAGCTGCAGAGCTGACCAGTAAGCTGTGGAGTGCCAAGCTGAAAGCTGAATTTGTTGTCAGTACAAGATTTGATAAGATCATTAGCCGCgcaaatgattcaaaaatccCATGGATGGTACTCGTCAGGGATAGGGAGCTGGAGACAGGGAAGGTAAAAATAAGGAACCTTGAGACCAAAATAGAGGAAGAGGTACCTTTAAGTGCTTTCGTTGATGAAGTCAAGAATCGATTGAACTTATGA
- the LOC7475747 gene encoding cytochrome P450 CYP749A22, which translates to MGTLLMCFSSCLCFFLLVILLKFLNKVWWAPIRVQSLMKSQGIEGPPYRFLYGSTTEILNIINAMDGSSQELSHNTFARILPHAYSWVKVYGMNFLYWYGPQPHLMVTEPELVKEILSNKDGDYKKIPVETHVKRLLGDGLVTSSGEKWFKMRKLGNQAFHGESLKGMIPDMIASVEVMLKRWRNHEGKEIDTFQEFKVLTSEVISRTAFGSSYLEGQHIFDMIMNMIDIIYRNNYRISIPFIGKIFKSSDDIESENLEKRVRESIIKMMKKREEEATSGHLDGYGNDFFGLLLKAYHDPDNSKKISVDDLIDECKTIYVAGQETTTSLLSWTVLLLAICPDWQDKVRKEVLELIGQQNPSPDRMTKLKIMSMVINESLRLYAPSNYLARKVDKEVRLGNLILPANMEIYMSTLAHHYNPEIWGEDVHLFKPERFAEGVAKATNKSIATFFPFGMGPRTCLGFNYAIIEGKIALSMILQRYRFTLSPTYVHHPVHLLTVCPKRGIQVILQPL; encoded by the exons ATGGGAACCCTGTTGATGTGCTTTTCCAGTTGTTTGTGCTTCTTCCTTCTTGTTATTCTCCTCAAGTTTCTTAATAAAGTATGGTGGGCTCCAATTCGAGTCCAGTCTTTGATGAAGTCACAAGGAATTGAAGGTCCTCCTTACAGATTCCTGTACGGTAGTACCACAGAGATTCTCAACATCATCAATGCAATGGATGGCAGTTCCCAGGAGCTGTCACACAATACATTCGCTAGAATTCTTCCTCATGCATATTCTTGGGTCAAGGTTTATG GGATGAACTTCCTCTACTGGTATGGTCCTCAACCTCACTTAATGGTCACTGAACCTGAGCTGGTTAAAGAGATATTGAGCAATAAAGATGGAGATTACAAAAAAATCCCAGTTGAAACTCATGTAAAGAGGTTGCTAGGTGATGGACTTGTAACGTCAAGTGGCGAAAAGTGGTTTAAAATGAGGAAACTGGGAAACCAAGCTTTCCATGGAGAGAGCTTGAAA GGTATGATTCCAGATATGATTGCTAGTGTTGAGGTGATGCTCAAAAGATGGAGAAACCATGAAGGCAAGGAGATTGACACGTTCCAGGAATTCAAGGTTTTGACATCAGAAGTAATATCCAGGACAGCTTTTGGAAGCAGCTACTTGGAAGGGCAGCAtatatttgatatgataatgAACATGATTGACATTATTTACAGAAACAATTATAGAATCAGCATTCCTTTCATTGG aaaaattttcaaatcaagcGATGATATTGAATCAGAGAATCTGGAGAAAAGGGTAAGGGAGTCCAtcataaagatgatgaagaaaagagaggaagaggCAACGTCTGGACATCTGGATGGCTATGGGAATGATTTCTTTGGATTACTTTTAAAGGCCTATCATGATCCAGACAATAGCAAGAAAATATCAGTGGATGACCTAATTGATGAGTGCAAGACCATTTATGTTGCTGGACAGGAAACAACAACAAGCCTGCTCTCTTGGACTGTTCTTCTTCTAGCCATTTGCCCAGATTGGCAAGACAAGGTACGGAAGGAGGTGCTTGAGCTAATTGGCCAACAGAATCCAAGTCCAGATCgcatgacaaaattgaaaatt ATGAGCATGGTTATCAATGAATCTCTACGGCTATATGCTCCTTCTAATTACTTGGCAAGGAAAGTTGACAAGGAAGTTAGACTGGGGAACTTAATCCTACCAGCTAACATGGAAATCTACATGTCGACTCTAGCCCATCACTATAATCCTGAAATATGGGGAGAAGATGTTCATCTTTTCAAACCAGAAAGATTTGCAGAGGGAGTGGCTAAAGCTACAAACAAGAGTATTGCTACATTTTTTCCATTTGGTATGGGGCCTCGAACTTGTTTGGGCTTCAACTATGCCATTATAGAAGGAAAGATTGCACTCTCCATGATCCTGCAGCGTTACAGGTTCACTCTTTCGCCAACTTATGTCCATCACCCAGTTCATCTTCTCACAGTGTGTCCAAAGCGTGGTATTCAAGTCATTCTCCAGCCATTATAA